One stretch of Arachis hypogaea cultivar Tifrunner chromosome 20, arahy.Tifrunner.gnm2.J5K5, whole genome shotgun sequence DNA includes these proteins:
- the LOC112782592 gene encoding uncharacterized protein, producing the protein MDFWFVAAAAGAGYLAKYWNSISKNGNDLCRLLSEDSYLKNPESQTCTFPFAKLARRDRFGKDVFMDRRATDVNSLDQFFTTEVASDRGLDGEKLNCDRNLLSISNLHVLFSPNGHFKDVEDGNEETLNFGENHGFLPPDSSAEGVGVPNAFRNKTSLRAKLLSGKIARPLNSIESCFMAQLYKEHEEMEKYVVCSPSSPYRYTRPFLVSDGSRIISRGNDISFSPSIGSKEYKLHEEACQVKDENVYGVPSLQEVGSLDDAKKIKFNAAGERNQRLSSSNNAFREKYIHTQHDAIFLFSLGVSFGILTSVMANKREMEELRELVNQTDNLIQDLQEELEMKDSMTVKELHNENYGSRDTFDHSCYRKELTGLSPGKRNSPRMECGESCAQMEEDGLESMSKIEAELEAELERLGLEMNASSLESKMSELVELDPNFVADLAQGELRADLFKEKEFVHTKSDDDAGDITPLPGEYAVSPHELTLRLHEVAESRLEERVKELEIALENSQRTVRFMELEHEGSSKRAQSSSNGGNMLTYEACDPMVQPLILNLSGEALDAYNEAYEELINIGDCEENSPIDIHHNDHEDGSPSHDLHASGFQHSDAHDSGNCSAIDNGKLAILEEQSSSIYDLDVTEDESCSYDELETQLIRQIVERTKKGSSVFEDAQKTLYCMDEDEY; encoded by the exons ATGGACTTTTGGTTTGTTGCGGCTGCTGCTGGAGCTGGCTATCTAGCTAAATATTGGAATAGCATATCAAAGAATGGTAATGATTTGTGTCGATTGTTGTCAGAGGATTCGTATCTTAAGAATCCTGAGTCCCAAACCTGTACTTTTCCTTTTGCCAAATTAGCTCGAAGAGATAGATTTGGCAAAGATGTTTTTATGGATAGAAGGGCCACAGATGTGAACTCGTTGGATCAGTTTTTTACAACAGAAGTAGCTTCTGACAGAGGGCTTGATGGTGAAAAACTAAACTGTGATCGGAATTTGCTATCGATATCCAACTTACATGTTTTGTTTTCACCAAATGGTCACTTTAAGGATGTTGAAGATGGAAATGAAGAAACCTTAAATTTTGGCGAAAATCATGGTTTCTTGCCTCCTGATTCTTCTGCTGAAGGGGTGGGCGTCCCTAATGCTTTCAGAAATAAAACCTCACTTAGGGCAAAACTTTTATCTGGGAAAATTGCTAGACCTTTGAATTCCATAGAGAGTTGTTTCATGGCTCAGCTATACAAAGAACACGAAGAAATGGAAAAGTATGTTGTATGTTCTCCTTCATCACCATATAGATACACACGGCCGTTTCTTGTAAGTGATGGAAGCCGAATAATTAGCAGAGGGAATGATATTTCTTTCAGTCCATCAATTGGAAGCAAGGAATACAAGCTGcatgaagaagcttgccaagtAAAAGATGAAAATGTTTATGGGGTCCCCTCCTTACAAGAAGTTGGATCTTTGGATGATGCCAAGAAGATAAAATTTAATGCAGCTGGTGAGCGAAATCAAAGATTGAGCTCATCCAACAATGCATTCAGGGAAAAATACATCCATACACAACATG ATGCAATATTTCTCTTCAGTCTTGGGGTTTCTTTTGGGATCCTAACCTCTGTCATGGCAAATAAACGAGAAATGGAAGAGTTAAGAGAATTGGTGAATCAGACAGATAACTTGATTCAAGACCTACAAGAAGAACTTGAGATGAAAGATTCAATGACCGTGAAGGAGTTGCATAATGAAAATTACGGTTCGCGAGATACTTTTGATCATTCGTGCTACAGAAAGGAGCTGACTGGATTATCCCCTGGAAAGCGTAACTCTCCAAGAATGGAGTGTGGAGAATCATGTGCTCAGATGGAAGAAGATGGTTTAGAATCCATGAGCAAAATTGAAGCTGAGCTCGAAGCTGAACTTGAGAGGTTGGGGCTGGAAATGAATGCATCTAGTCTAGAAAGTAAAATGTCTGAACTTGTTGAG CTTGACCCCAATTTCGTAGCAGATTTGGCTCAAGGTGAGTTGCGAGCTGACTTGTTCAAGGAGAAAGAATTTGTCCACACAAAGTCAGACGATGATGCCGGTGATATTACACCTCTTCCTGGGGAGTATGCAGTTTCACCTCATGAACTGACTCTGCGCTTACACGAAGTTGCAGAATCTCGGCTTGAGGAACGAGTTAAGGAGCTCGAGATTGCCCTCGAAAATAGCCAGAGGACAGTGCGGTTTATGGAATTAGAGCATGAGGGTTCTTCAAAAAGAGCACAGTCATCCTCTAATGGAGGAAACATGCTGACTTATGAAGCCTGTGACCCTATGGTCCAGCCCCTAATTCTCAATTTATCAGGTGAAGCTCTGGATGCTTACAATGAAGCGTATGAGGAACTGATAAATATAGGTGATTGTGAAGAAAATTCACCAATAGACATCCATCATAATGACCACGAAGATGGTTCACCTTCACATGATTTACACGCATCAGGGTTTCAACACTCTGATGCACATGATTCTGGAAATTGTTCTGCCATTGACAATGGCAAGCTTGCAATACTGGAAGAACAAAGCTCTAGTATTTATGATTTAGATGTCACTGAAGATGAAAGTTGTAGTTATGATGAGTTGGAAACACAATTGATAAGGCAAATAGTTGAAAGGACCAAGAAAGGTTCTTCTGTTTTTGAAGATGCACAAAAGACATTGTATTGTATGGATGAAGATGAATATTGA
- the LOC112782594 gene encoding uncharacterized protein — translation MAFLSRAGNILRQVTSRKISSDLCEIPSVFRSVRCMSNAPSTKLFIGGVSYSTDEQSLREVFGKYGDVVDARIIVDRDSGRSRGFGFITYSSVEEASSAIQALDGQDLHGRRVKVNFASERPRGFQGGGFGGSFDNAPYGNSPYGASLGGGGSYGGAYGANVAGGYGNGSSGYGGDSYGSGGNFAGSVSGDNYAADNSFGTGTAGSNYSGNGMKHANDSSFPSGNTYNSESSGGYGGGNDIGTYGNAAASGGGYGGYVPASGFDRSNNYNTSAGFPNSDNYANAAGGGGNSFPSSQYNGSAMAGYGSGGVGSGSSFASGYGATGHGSTNECNNDQGTTVDDFGGSMESNFKGNYEESGAYAKRA, via the exons ATGGCTTTCCTCAGTAGAGCTGGAAATATACTAAGGCAAGTGACAAGTAGGAAGATCAGTTCGGATTTATGTGAAATCCCGTCTGTTTTCCGGTCTGTACGGTGCATGTCAAATGCTCCAAGTACAAAGCTGTTTATAGGAG GTGTTTCGTATTCCACTGATGAGCAAAGTTTGAGGGAGGTTTTTGGGAAATATGGTGATGTTGTTGATG CAAGGATAATTGTGGACCGTGATTCTGGCAGATCCAGAGGATTTGGGTTTATTACTTACAGTTCGGTTGAGGAGGCGTCAAGTGCCATTCAGGCCTTAGATGGGCAG GATCTACATGGTCGCCGAGTTAAGGTAAATTTTGCAAGCGAAAGACCTCGTGGATTTCAAGGTGGTGGTTTCGGTGGCTCTTTTGACAATGCTCCCTATGGTAACTCTCCATATGGTGCCAGTTTAGGTGGTGGTGGCAGCTATGGTGGTGCATATGGTGCCAATGTTGCTGGAGGTTATGGTAACGGAAGCAGTGGATATGGCGGAGACAGCTATGGATCAGGTGGTAATTTTGCAGGCAGTGTCTCTGGCGATAACTATGCTGCTGATAACAGTTTTGGAACTGGAACAGCTGGTAGCAATTACAGTGGAAATGGGATGAAGCATGCAAATGACAGTAGCTTCCCAAGTGGAAACACTTACAACAGTGAGAGTAGCGGAGGTTATGGTGGAGGAAATGATATTGGTACTTATGGTAATGCTGCTGCTAGTGGTGGAGGCTATGGTGGCTATGTCCCGGCTTCTGGATTTGACAGGAGCAATAATTACAACACTTCTGCTGGATTTCCTAACAGTGATAACTATGCCAACGCTGCTGGTGGTGGTGGAAACAGTTTCCCCAGTAGTCAATACAATGGAAGTGCCATGGCCGGGTATGGCAGTGGTGGTGTGGGTTCTGGCAGCAGTTTTGCCAGTGGATATGGAGCAACGGGACATGGTAGCACTAATGAATGCAATAACGATCAAGGAACTACTGTGGATGATTTTGGAGGCTCCATGGAATCAAATTTCAAGGGTAACTATGAGGAATCCGGTGCTTATGCAAAACGGGCttga